The Desulfuromonas sp. TF nucleotide sequence AGGCAGCGGCGTGTGATGCCCCAATGGACCCCCGAAAAGGAGGAACGGATGAAAGGAAACGAGAAGGTCATTGAGCAGCTTAATCTGAGACTGAAAGAGGAACTGGCCGCCATCAACCAGTACTTTCTCCACGCCGAAATGTGTGAAAACTGGCGCTACGAGACCTTGAAGGAAGTGATCAAGAAGCGTTCCATCCAGGAGATGAAGCACGCCGAAAAACTCATCGAACGCATCCTCTTTCTGGAGGGTCGTCCCAATGTCAGCGAGCTCGGCAAGCTAGGTATCGGCGAGAGTGTGGAAAAGATCCATCAGCACGATCTGAATGCCGAAGCCGCCGCCATCACGGGATACAACGAGAGCATCCGCGTATCGATGGAAGCGGGAGACAACGGCACCAAGGAGCTGCTGGAATCGATCCTGCAGGAAGAGGAGGAGCACGTCGACTGGATCGAGGCGCAATTCGACCAGATCAAGCAGATGGGGATACAGATCTACCTCGGCGAGCAGATCAGCTGAGCGGACCTCCCTACCCCCTGGTTCATCATTAAACAAAAAAGGAAGGCGATTTTCGCCTTCCTTTTTTGTGATGGGGCGTATGCGTGGGCCTCTACGATTATTGAGGTTCTCTTCTGCCGGGAACTCCCGGCTCGGTCATCGGCCGCGGATCGAGAATATCTTCCAGTTCCTCCCGGGAAAGCACCTGCTCTGTCAAGGCCGTTTCCCGCACGGTTTTGCCCGATTCAAAGGCTTTCTTGGCGATCTGCGCCGCCCGGTCGTAGCCGATGGCCGGAGCCAGGGCGGTGGCCATGGCCAGGCTCTCCTCGACCAGTGCTTCGCAGCGTCGCCGGTCAGCCTCGAGGCCAAGGACGCATTTCTGTGTGAACTGGGTGACGGCGCGGGCGAGAATCTCGATCGACTGGAGCAGATTGTGGGCGATCAGAGGCATCATGACGTTGAGTTCGAAATTCCCCGAGAGCCCCCCCAGGGTCACCGCGGCGTCGTTGCCGACCACTTGGGCGCAGACCTGAATGAGGCTTTCGGCCATCACCGGATTGACCTTTCCCGGCATGATCGAACTGCCGGGCTGGACCGGGGGAAGGACCAGCTCGCCAAGGCCGCAGCGGGGACCGCTGCCTAGAAACCGGATGTCGTTGGCGATCTTGAACAGGGCGGCGGCGCACCCCTTCAACGTCCCGCTGGCGGCCACTGCGGCGTCCCGGGCGCCTTGGGCCTCGAAATGGTTCCTGGCCTCGCGCAGAGGCAGACCGGTCACTTCGGCAAGCCTCGTAATGACCGCGGCGGCGAAGCGGGGGTGGGTATTGAGGCCGGTCCCCAGCGCCGTTCCGCCGAGGGGAAGCTCAAAAAGCCCCTCCATGGACGTCTCCAGGCGCCGGATGGAGAGGGAGACCTGGCGAGCATAACC carries:
- the bfr gene encoding bacterioferritin — translated: MKGNEKVIEQLNLRLKEELAAINQYFLHAEMCENWRYETLKEVIKKRSIQEMKHAEKLIERILFLEGRPNVSELGKLGIGESVEKIHQHDLNAEAAAITGYNESIRVSMEAGDNGTKELLESILQEEEEHVDWIEAQFDQIKQMGIQIYLGEQIS
- a CDS encoding aspartate ammonia-lyase, with translation MSNTRIEKDSMGEMEIPAQALYGAQTARALANFPISGQRFPRSFIRGLGLIKEHAAHVNMELGLLHKERAMAIMEAAEEVIEGKLDDHFVLDIFQTGSGTSTNMNANEVIANRAAQLLDQAVGGRSVHPNDHVNLGQSSNDVIPTVLHLAAAVEIRHTLVPALFALQEALGEKALAFDDIVTIGRTHLQDAVPVRLGQIFSGYARQVSLSIRRLETSMEGLFELPLGGTALGTGLNTHPRFAAAVITRLAEVTGLPLREARNHFEAQGARDAAVAASGTLKGCAAALFKIANDIRFLGSGPRCGLGELVLPPVQPGSSIMPGKVNPVMAESLIQVCAQVVGNDAAVTLGGLSGNFELNVMMPLIAHNLLQSIEILARAVTQFTQKCVLGLEADRRRCEALVEESLAMATALAPAIGYDRAAQIAKKAFESGKTVRETALTEQVLSREELEDILDPRPMTEPGVPGRREPQ